TCCGCTCCACCGCGGGGTCAGCACGATCCGCCAGAGCGGACGATCCGGCTGACTGTCAGACGCCAGGTCGCGGGTGTCGGACATCGATCCCTCTCGGTTCAGCGGGCCGCGGCAGTGGCCAGCAGGTCGCGACAGAGTACGCCGAGCTCGACTCCGGCCGCCTCTGCGGCCAGCGGAACCAGCGACGTCTCGGTCATCCCCGGCGCGACGTTCACCTCAAGGAACCACGGCACCCCGGCCGCATCCACGACGAGGTCGGACCGGGACAGGTCGCGCAGGCCCAGGGCCTGGTGCGCCTGCACCGCCGCGGCGGCACACGCGCCGGCGACCTCCGGTTCCAGCCGCGCGGGTACGACAAACTGCGTCGCCCCGGCCGTGTACCGCGCTTCGTAGTCGTAGAAGCCCGAGTCCGGCCGGATCTCCACCGCGGGCAGCGCGCGCGGACCGTCGCCGGTGTCGATCACCGTCACCGCGACCTCGGTCCCATCGATGTACTGCTCGATCAACGCCACCGGGCCGTACGCGTAGCAGTTCACCATCGCCGACGGCAGCTCCTCGGCCGACCGGACGATCGAAGCGCCGAGCGCCGAACCGCCGCGGGCCGGCTTCACCACCAGCGGCAACCCGATCTGCTGAACGACAGCCTCCATCAGCGACGCGGCGCCCAACTCCCGGAACGTGTCGTGTCCGAGCACGACCGACGCCGGCGTGTGCAGGCCGGCGGCCCCGACGACGGTTGCCGCGACCGGCTTGTCGAAGGCGGTGCGGCAAGCGGCCGCGTCGGCCCCGACGTACGGAACGCCGTACAGATCGAGGACCTGGCGCAGCGCGCCGTCCTCGCCGGTGACGCCGTGCAGGACCGGAAAGACCGCGTCCGGCGGATCCTCGCGCAGCCGCTCGACCAGGCTCGCGTCGACGTCCCGCTGTTCGACCTCGACGCCGACGCTGCGCAGGGCGTCCGCGACCCGCCGGCCGGACCGGAGCGAGACGTCCCGCTCGTGCGACAGTCCGCCGGCCAGTACCAGCACTCGACCCAGATCACTCATCACAAATATCCCGATCACTCGTGGGCGACTCCGGCACGGGCGCCGGTCCCGAGGCCCACTGGAACGGTACCGCTAATGCGTCAAGGACCCACCGCCACCCGGCAACCCTTAACTCAGCTCTGGCCCCGGGGCGTCGTAGTCGCGGCCCGCGCCCGGTGGCACCGAGCCGAAGGTCTGCCGCAGTTCGAGCTCTTCGTTGATCACCGCGGCCAGCCGGCCGACCCCTTCGGTGATCCGCTCCGGCGTCGGATGACAGTACGAGAGGCGCATGCACTGCGACCCGAATCCGTCCGAGAAAAAGGCGGTTCCGGGAACGTACGCGACGCGGTTGGTGACCGCGCGGGGCAGCATCGCCTTCGCGTCCAGCCCGTCCGGCAGCGTCAGCCAGACATAGAACCCGCCACCCGGCTTCGTCCAGGTCGTTGCCGCCGGCATCTTCTCGGTCAGTGCCGCGAGCATCGCGTCCCGGCGCTCGCGGTACATCTCCCGGAACTGCTTCACCTGACCCATCCAGTCGTGCCGAACCAGGTACGACGAGATGGCCAGCTGGCTGAAGATCGGTGGGCACAACGTCGCGGACTCCTGCGCCAGCACGAGTTTCTCGCGTACGGCGTGCGGCGCGACCGCCCAACCGACCCGGAACCCGGGCGCGAACGTCTTCGAGAACGAACCGAGGTAGATGACGCCTTCCCGATCCGCCGCCCGCAACGCCCGCTGCGGTTCCCCGTCGAACCCGAGCAGCCCGTACGGGTTGTCCTCCAGGATCAGCAACTGCGCCCGCTGGCAGATCTCCAGCACCCGCGCCCGCCGCTCGTCCGACAGCGAGACACCGGCCGGGTTGTGGAAGTTGGGAATCGTGTAGAAGAACTTGATCCGCTTGCCGGCCGCCCGCACCGAGGCGATCGCCTGCTCCAGCGCCTCCGGTACGACGCCGTTGTCGTCCATCGCGACATGCACGACCTCGCACTGGTACGCACGGAAAACGCCGAGCGCGCCGACGTACGAAGGTGCTTCGCAGATCACCACGTCGCCCGGATCGCAGAACACCCGTGTGACCAGGTCGACCGCCTGCTGGCTGCCGACGGTGACGACGACGTCGTCCGGATGGGCCTCGATGCCCTCCAGCCGCATGATGTCGCAGATCTGGTCACGCAGCGTCGGGTCGCCCTGACCGGAGCCGTACTGCATCGCGGTCGCGCCGTTCTCGATCACCAGGTCGCGAACCGCGCTGCCGACCACGTCCAGCGGCAGCCCGCCGATGTTCGGCATGCCGCCCGCGAGCGAGACCACCTCGGGCCGGCTGGCGACCGAGAACAGTGCCCTGATCTCGGATGCGGTCATGCCCTTCGTCCGGGCTGCATACGCCTCGACGTAGTTGTCGAGGCGGGTCTGCCGGACATCGGGCACGTCAGCACTCACGAGGGCCACTCCAACGGTGATCGAGGGGGAAGTCACCAGGTTACGTCGAGAGACCCGAGTCTGGGCTGTGGATCGGCGCGACCTCTCACTACCATGCCTTATAGGGGCAGGTTCGACCATGCCGGAATCTGGCTGTTGAGACAGCCGGGGCAACGGTGCGGCCTGAGAGGCTGAGCTGGAAGGCAGGATCGGGATGAGCGTGGGCAAGACAGCCGGCTGGACGCTCGGTGGATTGTTGCTGGGCGTGCTGGCCGGGTTCGCCGGTGAGTTGTTCCGGCGTCAGTCCAGCGCGACGGTGCAGCAGCGGTACGTTGCTCCGGAAGCGACGCGTACGCCGGACGCGCGGACGCCCGCGCCGGTACCCGAACCAGCGGCCGAGCCGGCCGTGACCTGATGCCGAGGGCAACACGTACCGTGACGAAGCTAACAGGCACCGGGCGAGATCGCTCCGCTGAGCGGACGCGCTGATGGCCCGACGGCTCGAACCGCTGACGCTCGCCAATCTCGGCGAGCTTCCGCTGCCGTGCCGTGACTGTGCCTTCTGGGAGCTCGATCCGGTCGCCGTGCGCCAGGCCGTACGCAACGGGGACACCGGCCTGGAGAAGGAGGCCTGGCTTTCCCAGTTGCTGCTCGACTGGGGACCGGCCGGCTTCGTGCTGTCCGTCGACGACGATCCGGCCGGGTTCGTGATCTACGCGCCGGCGAAGTACCTGCCGCGCATCCACGCGTTTCCGACCGCGCCGGTCAGCCCGGACGCGGTAGTACTCGCGACCGGGCGGATCCAGCCGCGGTACCTCGGTCTCGGCCTGGGCAAGATCCTCGTGCAGGCGGTCGCCAAGGACGTACTCAAGCGTGGGTTTCGGGCCCTGGAGGCGTTCGGGGACTCGCGCTGGGACGGGCCGGGCTGCGTCTGGCCGACCGAGTTCCTGCGCGCGGTCGGCTTCGGGGTCGTCCGCGAGCATCCGCGAAACCCGCGGCTCCGGCTCGATCTGCGCTCGGCGATCACCTGGCGGAGCGAGATGGAGGCCGCCGTCGAGCGGCTGATGGGGGCGATCCGCCCCGAGAAGTCACCGCACGCGCCGGTGACGGTCCGGGACGCGCTGAGGTCGGGCCCGGAGTAGTGATGGGGTGGCGCCTGCTGGCCGACGTGGTCATGGTCGTACACGGCGCCTTGCTGCTGTTCTTCGTGATCGGCGGCTTCCTCGCCTGGCGCTGGCCGAAGCTGATCTGGGTACACCTCACGATCGTGGTGTGGAACGTCGTGATCGTGCTGGTCGACTTCGGCTGTCCGGTGACGGCCACCGAGAAGTACTTCCGCCGGCTGGGCGGCGACAGCGTGTACTCGGGCGGGTACATCGAGCACTATCTGGACGGGTGGCTCTGGCCCGCAGGGAAGACCTCAACCGTGGAGCTGGTCGCCTTCGCACTGGTGGTGATCGCGTACGTCGGCTTCGTGATCATGCGGCTCGGTCGACGGTCCAAGGTCAGGGGCGAGTCAGTGGGACCCCGGACGTGAGCCCGCGCGCGCGTCCTCATACTGGAGGGGTGTCCAGTATCAGCACGCCGGTCGACGTCTACCTGGCCGCACTGAGCCGCGAGCTCAGCGGACCGCGGCGCCGCAAGGCGGATCTGCTGGCCGAAGCCCGCGATCACCTGACCGACGCGACCGAAGCCTTTGAGGCAGGCGGTCTCGAGCGGCGCGACGCCGAGCAGGAAGCCGTCGACGACTTCGGGGACCTCTCCGAGGTGGCGCCCGGCTACCGCGCCGAGCTCGCGATCACCCAGAGCCGCCGGACCGCGATGATGCTGCTGATGGCACTGCTGATCCAGCCGATCGTCTGGCAGGGCGGCGCCTGGATCTGGACCCACGAGCCCACCCGGACGAGCGCTCTGAACGACTTCCTGCAGGTTCTGGTCCGCGACATCGGCGGTGTGGTGATCGCCGGCGCGGTGCTGGCCGTCATCGGCACCGGCATCGGAGTTCGGTACCCGCTCGTCCGCGAGCACCTGAGTCGCGTGACGGCGATCTTCACGCTGGCCGGCTCCGCGCTGATCGCCGTCATCGGCGTCGCGATGGCATCCACCAGCCTCGACGACCGCGGCCTGCTCGCGTACGCGGTGGTCGGCACGTTCGTCGTCCTGCCGCTGACGTTCGTCAGCCTGCAGGCGAAGCGCTGCCTACGCCTCGCCCGGGCGTAGCACGCCCTCAACCACCGAACGGAACGCCAGCCACTCCTGCTTGCCGGATGCGAGCATCTTCGCGCCGGCGCTGGTGAGCTGGTAGGTCCGGCGTTTCCGCCCGCCCACCGTGCTCCACTCGCTGGCCAGGTAGCCGGCCCGCTCCAGCCGCCGCAGCGCCGGATACAGCGTGCCGGTCGGTAGGTCGAGCTCACCACCGCTGCGCGCCAGCAGCGCCTCCATGATCGCGTAGCCGTGCAGCGGCTCGGCCTCGACGACGGCCAGGATCATCGGGTCGAGGTGTCCACGCAGCGCATCCGCCTTCATGTAGCCAGTCTACCCATATGGCTGCTAATGTCGAGAGGCAACATGTAGCCGATCTACTTATGAAGTTGTGAGGAGGCCCTGAGATGGCCGTGGACACACCCGCACGACCGCCCCGAACGACCCGGCCCGGTCTGCTGCACCGGGTGTCCGGCTGGGCTATGCGGCGTGCCGTACTGGCGCTGGTGCTGTGGGTGGTCGCGCTGGCCGCCGTGACCGTCGCATCGACGCTGATCGGCGACCGGTACAAGAACGACACCTCGCTGCCGGGCACCGACTCCCAACGGGTCACGGACATCTTCCGCGCGCATCAGCCGCAGGGCGACACCGCCTCGGTGCAGATCGTGGTCCGCGCCGACGGCGGGCTCGACGCCGACAAGTCCCGGGTGGCGTCCATGCTGGCCGCGGTCCGCGGGCTCCCGCAC
The genomic region above belongs to Kribbella solani and contains:
- a CDS encoding D-alanine--D-alanine ligase family protein, whose protein sequence is MSDLGRVLVLAGGLSHERDVSLRSGRRVADALRSVGVEVEQRDVDASLVERLREDPPDAVFPVLHGVTGEDGALRQVLDLYGVPYVGADAAACRTAFDKPVAATVVGAAGLHTPASVVLGHDTFRELGAASLMEAVVQQIGLPLVVKPARGGSALGASIVRSAEELPSAMVNCYAYGPVALIEQYIDGTEVAVTVIDTGDGPRALPAVEIRPDSGFYDYEARYTAGATQFVVPARLEPEVAGACAAAAVQAHQALGLRDLSRSDLVVDAAGVPWFLEVNVAPGMTETSLVPLAAEAAGVELGVLCRDLLATAAAR
- a CDS encoding PLP-dependent aminotransferase family protein, which codes for MSADVPDVRQTRLDNYVEAYAARTKGMTASEIRALFSVASRPEVVSLAGGMPNIGGLPLDVVGSAVRDLVIENGATAMQYGSGQGDPTLRDQICDIMRLEGIEAHPDDVVVTVGSQQAVDLVTRVFCDPGDVVICEAPSYVGALGVFRAYQCEVVHVAMDDNGVVPEALEQAIASVRAAGKRIKFFYTIPNFHNPAGVSLSDERRARVLEICQRAQLLILEDNPYGLLGFDGEPQRALRAADREGVIYLGSFSKTFAPGFRVGWAVAPHAVREKLVLAQESATLCPPIFSQLAISSYLVRHDWMGQVKQFREMYRERRDAMLAALTEKMPAATTWTKPGGGFYVWLTLPDGLDAKAMLPRAVTNRVAYVPGTAFFSDGFGSQCMRLSYCHPTPERITEGVGRLAAVINEELELRQTFGSVPPGAGRDYDAPGPELS
- a CDS encoding GNAT family N-acetyltransferase — its product is MARRLEPLTLANLGELPLPCRDCAFWELDPVAVRQAVRNGDTGLEKEAWLSQLLLDWGPAGFVLSVDDDPAGFVIYAPAKYLPRIHAFPTAPVSPDAVVLATGRIQPRYLGLGLGKILVQAVAKDVLKRGFRALEAFGDSRWDGPGCVWPTEFLRAVGFGVVREHPRNPRLRLDLRSAITWRSEMEAAVERLMGAIRPEKSPHAPVTVRDALRSGPE
- a CDS encoding DUF2784 domain-containing protein; translated protein: MGWRLLADVVMVVHGALLLFFVIGGFLAWRWPKLIWVHLTIVVWNVVIVLVDFGCPVTATEKYFRRLGGDSVYSGGYIEHYLDGWLWPAGKTSTVELVAFALVVIAYVGFVIMRLGRRSKVRGESVGPRT
- a CDS encoding permease prefix domain 1-containing protein, translating into MSSISTPVDVYLAALSRELSGPRRRKADLLAEARDHLTDATEAFEAGGLERRDAEQEAVDDFGDLSEVAPGYRAELAITQSRRTAMMLLMALLIQPIVWQGGAWIWTHEPTRTSALNDFLQVLVRDIGGVVIAGAVLAVIGTGIGVRYPLVREHLSRVTAIFTLAGSALIAVIGVAMASTSLDDRGLLAYAVVGTFVVLPLTFVSLQAKRCLRLARA
- a CDS encoding PadR family transcriptional regulator, with product MKADALRGHLDPMILAVVEAEPLHGYAIMEALLARSGGELDLPTGTLYPALRRLERAGYLASEWSTVGGRKRRTYQLTSAGAKMLASGKQEWLAFRSVVEGVLRPGEA